The nucleotide sequence GGGAGGTGGGTAACGGGAGGGAGTATGGTAAGGGTAATTTCCCCATGCACCTGCAGAGGGGACTGGAGTAATGGCTGGTGTGGGATAACCTGGAGGGGGAACTCCAGGGGGTGGAATAGCACGAAGCACCCCAGGGAGTGGTAAACTTGGAGGTGGTATCCCAGGGGGAAGAATTCCAGGAGGCAGAACCCCTGGGGGTGGAACACCAGGTGGAAATATCCCAAGGGGTGAAATACCAGGAGGGGGGATTGTTGACTGTGGTGCAGCTGGTGGGGAGAAAGGATAGGTTCCAACTGGTGGTGGCGGAATGGAAGGTGGGGGATAGTACGATCCATAATAACTGGGATATGCTGGTGTGaagctgagaaggaaaaaagaacagCAAAGTCAAAAAGAAGATCTGCAtttaaaaaacatcacagaTCGAAATGTTGATAAGAATCATCTTTCACTCACCCATGGTAAGGAACTGGTGGAGGAATCCCAATAGGTGGTGGGTACCTTGTTGGAGGAAGCCCCATGGGAGGAGGGTAGGATGGGTATCTAGGAGGTTGTTTGAAGGGTACAGCCCTTTGTTTGGTGGATTTGTTTGAGGTAGATTTAGCTGTCGTGGCTGTGGCAGATGAAGATGTGGTAGGTGGCAGTCCAAAGATGAGTTCAAGGTTTGCAGTGGACCAGTTCAGGTTGAAGCCATACTGACATTTCTGGCACTGAAAAGATGGTGGTTCACTTTCACCTAATTTATGTCATGCAGGAGATCAAAAGAACAAGTTAGTTTATGGGTATAACTTCGTCCCAAATCAAATTCAGCATCAACTTCATCAAaacaaaggggaaaaaagcGTGGATATAAGACTCGATAAAGGTACAAAATATCacagaaataaaacaataattcatCAGTTCATTTCAAGCAATCCAGTCAAGTATTATTCAGCTATTACTTCATCAACCTGTTGGCCCAAATGCATCATCATTCAGGATCTTTGGATGATGAAGgcattccttttttgttttgaagtcaatcttttaattaatttgctTCATTCCTGATACCCCAGCAAAAGACTACCAAGCAAGTAGACTCCCAGTTTGTTCatcaaaattaaatgaacaaGGAGCTGGAGCAATATCAACTAACAAAGGATGTACCTGCTTTTGTTTAGCTTTATAGTTGGGTGAATTTGCCTCGACCATTTGTCCTTTAAGATTAGGAAAGATTTTCTACCAAACCCAACATGAGCTTTGAAGCCCCCATGCAGCCTGACAAGTAGATGTCATTTAGAGATACATTGTATGGTTAGCTTTTATTAACAGAGTCCATTACAAAACAAAGGCTGTATGTATAGTTGAAATGTCAGAAATTAGAGTCTGACAGGATCATTCCAAAATCAGAACTTTGGAAACTGCACAATTTCAGGATGCAAAAAACATACACaatttatgaattttatttaaaaatttatgtagCCATCCTCCTTGGGCTGGGTGGTACCGTAAAACAAATGACAATTGTGATTCAGTGCCCCCATAAGTGAATATCACAAGTCATAGGAAAAGCAAGtgatatgtaatttttttactgaGTGTTCTGTCAGACCACTTCTCACCTTGGAGGCTCTGGACACTTATGTGGGGGAGGGGATAGGGTAAAGAGAGCATTCACAGTAATCTTAATTGTGGGTGTTGGTGGCAATGTCTGGTCTTGGGCTTAAAATAAATACAATGGTAGGGGGTCAACTCTTGAAATAGTGTTAATTCAAGTTCAATTATTGGAAAATCTGACATATGTTTTGAAATGTACCAGAGTTAGAGGAcattttggaaaattgtttttcatgaaatagCTTTGTTTATAGTGTCAAGTAAAATTGTATCCTCTTAAAACTATCCCATTGTTTTTCCAACTCCAGCCATCATTGCAAACTGGCTTGCCCTGCCTGTGACTTTTGTCTGGGTCTTCTTTCACAAAACTTTGCTTCATGATGTAGTGAAAAAATAGATGATAATTCCAAATAATCAATTCAACAATCGATTATATGAAAGTGGGGAAGTCCCTCTTCCCAGAATTAAAAATCTATACTTCTTTCTGAACTACTTCAGGACTCTTTCATGTGCCATCCCTCTTGCGTGGTTATAAACTGTGACATGATGCAGACTGACAGAGAGTAACACTGTAAGGACATATACTTTAAAGAGCtttaaaacaacacaaataatAATTTGTTATCCTTTCTtggaaggaaataaattttatttcgaTTTCACACCATTTGATTCTGCAATGTTATTTTCAAACTGGTAGAGCTATTCCtctacctgttgaattttcaagaatttgaagCCATTTATGCAGCAATAAGAGGTACTACTGGTGGTACTTCTTACTGGCTACcacctgaaaaggagaacactgattATAGAgcaataaaaagtaaattttccatGCCTTACTATTTGTGCTCACCCATTCTACCTCACCTTTAGCCATTTTAAAAGCCTGATTTCTTTTGAGCAACTGTTGAAGACTTTGAGGTAGATCAGTATCTTTGGTGTTTTCTGACACCATGATGATGTATTTAACATCTGAAGAGTCACAGTAAGGGCAACGCCCATTGGATGACACAGGATAGCTACTAGCTTCTGTTGATGGTGCTTTGTTACTAGTTGTTGTAGTGGATGTTGCAGTGGCTGTTGATGCTGGCACATTGACCACTGAGCTTCTTATCAAATTGCTTGATGATGTACTAGGTTCTGAAAAATTGTCTGAATCAGACACAACAGaagcttctttttgtttgtcatCATCCTCATGATCTGCATGGTCTGCtgcatcttcatcttcatcttcactgTTGTTCTGCTGAGACAGTTTTAGCTCTTCTTTAGCAAGCATTTGTTTGATGAGTTCTTCTTCATCAATGTCATCCTCCTCATCCTCATCATCTTCTTCGGTTTCGTCCTCTTTGTCTGATGAACCTGAGAGGGTAGAGATGGAAGGTAAACTCCCTCACACAGTGTTTCTCTATTCTTAAATTACTTTCCAGGACATTAACTTATGAAGATAAACAGAACTCATTAACTAACAGAGTCATCTAACATATAATCCAGAATGAATACCACACAAAATAAGATGAATGTAGTAACAAGAGGATATACATACTTTGCATTGTTGAGGTTTGAGAGGCATTTcctttttcatgatttttttggCCTCGTAACTCATCCAAAACATATAAAGTGTTATCTGATGATTCACTTTGACTGGAACCTTCATCAGTTGTTTGCATGAAAAGTGAAATCAGACATAAACATTCAGTTTGCTTGAAAGACTTGTTGAATACCTAATCTAACCGACCAAAAAGTAAACTTAGATCAACCTGAAGGTTGAAATGTCTTTACCACTGATATAGTAACATGATAGAATGACAAGATGGCAACATCAGAAATTTATGATAaccaaaaatgtaaattgacaTGTGTGTTGAAAgttcaaaataatataaaagatACTAACCTTGAAAGCGGCTCTCATCTGGACCTGATACAGGTTTAAATGCCTTCTTGTGGTAAATTGATGCAAGAAAGATACATGTATGATGATTGATCATCTATTCCACAACAGCCACAGATAATCATCTCCATTAGATATCATGCACAGACAGATATCCAATAGCAGTCCAGTTTGAACAAAACTTGCATGATTCAAGATAAATTAAGTGCACTGCATACCTATGGAAAGGTTTTCTGCAGTACTTTtagataaaaatttctttgagtAGTTGAAGAGCAttgcattttttgttgtttaattataAATTCCTTTGATTCAGTTGGATACAAGAAAGAAATAGCAAGATTTGAGATGGGATACATAGATCAAGAGCCAAACCTTTCATAAATAAGAGTCAGGGGAAGGAAAAGAATTGcaacatatgaaaaaaaaaaacatactgcCACGCACCTGCACTGGATTGTCTAGAGACTCCAAAATTTGTTGCAAGGAAACATTGCTCCAGTTCACATTAAACCCAGCACCCAAAGGATCAGGGGGGCAGAATCCTCGGCATAGGAAAGTTGGTGGATCCTATGAGCATTGaatgttttgtaaacatttataaCAAGAGCAGGGCCAAGGAAATCTGAATTCTCTGTCCTGATATGACACCTAGGCATTTTAATTTATCAGTCACATGCTCTATCGGTTGAAATCCAAAGAACTCCTTAGAGAGGTACAAGAAGCCATTTTCGAAATGCAAAAGGCCTCTGTTTTAGTCTAAGAGTACATGTACAATGTAAGTGCAAAGCTTTTGATTAACccttgttaattctcccttctagctgttacacatttccttagtAAATTGGTtctgagaacttggtgctagatcaagatagcagcttctacctgataagtttgaatattctcattacctgtttgctgaataatgtatgtaTATTTATCGGgggaagtttcatgttaatcacttctgggagttgaaaggttaaaaaaaattcattctcatatgcaaattattaattttcaCAAAACAGCCTTATTTTGAGAGTTAGTATTCTTAAAATTGGGAATTGCCTATTGCTACCAGAACTACTGAATAATTTCTTTGTGGTTCTTTCCCCATCACCCCTGCCccacacagtttttttttttttgtttcaagttttaaGTACAGCCACATGGTGAAGATGTTACCTTACCTGATATCCTTCTTTTTCTTGACTTGACCACAGAATAGCCACTTGACCACAGAATTTCTTTGTGGTTCTTTCCCCATCACCCCTGCCccacacagtttttttttttttgtttcaagttttaaGTACAGCCACATGGTGAAGATGTTACCTTACCTGATATCCTTCTTTTTCTTGACTTGACCACAGAATAGCTCTTCCTTTGGCTATCAGGGAGTGCAGAATTTCAGGCATATCCCCCATAGGAAACAATCTAAAATACATTAGAATTCTGGTTAAAATGTTGAACAAGGTGCACAAAAAAGGTCCTACAATTAATCTTCCTTCTATAGTTTAGCAAACCATGATCACCTTTATCAAATATGGAAAGTGTACAATGTTACAAGCAATCACAATGGGAATCAAGACATGCAAACAACTATCCAAACAATGAACTACTCAGTATTAACCCTTTCCATCCTTAAATCAGTttacacattctccatactgttatctatACATTTTCTGTTGAGGCCAATCCTCAACAagagaacaattttgttttcctaagtCCGTTCCATTCCATTTTTGTAATTATACTCCCAGCATGCTTAGTTAGCGCGTCTCAGTGTCGTCGTGTAGCGAGAAAGTAACCATGTGCTTTGTTAACGCGCTAGTCGCCGGCAATTTCTCATCATATGGTGAGTCTTAGGAGCTCGTGTATTTCCAAATCCCGTTCCAACAGTGATTAAGTGTTTGTTTTGTAGGTTTTTACTTGCGAGGTGAAGCTTGTTAGCCAAAGATGAGACTCCAATTCCGATCCTGTTGTGTTGTTAAGAAAATATGCTGAGTGTGCAACTCTCGATTATTAAACCTTGTGTTCAAGAACCCTTGTGTTGTGAAGGCGCGTTCTTTGTCCCCTgcacattttctaaggtgctgacagggacTTGTTGAACAATctaaagcttctttagttggtgatcatttcctttattctcaagaaaTAAGATGTGCATCACTCTTGtgggtcaaaaggttaaattgTGTGCAGTGAGGTTTCTCTCACTCCTGATTGGTCTTTTTTTCAAGGCACATACATGAACAGTCTTGAAGCATTTTAGGTATTCATGGTTTACTAAACTTTGTGGAGGTAAGAAAACATACTTATCCAGTATGACATAGAGCCTATTTGAATTCCCACAGCGAGGACACAAACCATCCTGAGAAACAGTATACTTTGTCCCTCTCAAGTCAGTTCCCTTAATCCTATCATCCATATCTATAATGTCAACACTGCAAGAGAAACATAGATTGCAGCTGTTGTATAACATTACTAAAATACTCCatggaattaaaatatttttcactaaGAATTCTCTTGGTGACGTGCAGCAAACTTGGAATCTGcataattttagtttaaatagTCTTGTGACCATGTAtgtcttttgtgtttattcCTTTACATAGCTTACTTATTCATTTTTGTACATCACTTTTGTACTTCAatgtatatttttaaacagGAAACAAGTCATTTGTATGCTtgggctaaacttcagaatacccggCCATTTTGGTctgcctcacttacatgtgtcgggaggctttgaagatcgaggcataacacaatagacatTATTCTTAAccaatgacatgtaaatgagtggccgggtattctgaagttgctcccaCGTTGTGTATATTTTTTCCCAGTTTTTCCCGTCCCTAATTTTTTTCGGATTTCCTGGGTCACACGCCACCATATAAAAATGAACATACCACCAAATCAAAATACAttcatgattttgaaaaaataaaactaaacaattataaaacaaaaaaaaaggaaaaagaaaagaaaacacacttCATCATTTTCCAGAATGATTCATATGCTGACGGTTCAAAAGCTTGTAGGAAGGCGAGAAATATTCAAGCGAAGGCACCAAACTGAAAACTCGATTACTGCTACTTTCCGCCATGTTGGTACCTATCCCAAAGTGCTTGAGGGCCTTAGCAAATAGCTACTCATGCGCAGCTTAAAAAGcgcgaaaaaaacaaaaatggcggACGATGGAAGAGTCTCTGTTAATAGCAAACAAACAGTTCTCAgaattcacgataaaattaaaaaggaagtGCATGAAATAGCGAGTAAGAAGTCTTGGAATGCACAACAGAAAGAGGAATTTGAGAGAAAGCTGCTCGAGGTTGGAGGATTCTCTGATTTTCCTTGCATGAAAGAAATTTAAGCTTGATTTTTAAATGTATTAGGGTGCCAAGAACATGTCAATGTCTTGCAATTTAGCGATTTACGtgtaaatgttaattttgacTGCTTTTCGCTTGATCAAGCTTTACAAGGAATCTGTTGAGGAAACTATCAAAGAAAACGTAACCATTGGCGGTCAGGCCTGGGATAATGTAGGCGAGTCAGAAGCTTCAAGTAGTTCTCTTCTTCAGGAAGGTGTGTGCATGCGTATTAGAAAGTTTATATTTTGTACATTTGAGTGATCTTTATTCTAAGCGTATGTGAGCGATGTAATAAAGCCTAAGACCGAGGGCTCACAAGCTTGGAGCTTTTCAAGTCGCTGTAATGAATTTTGGCTAACTTGAGCCATAACATGCTCGCTATAACGAAGATTTTGATTTAGTCCCctgtgaaatgatttttttgctattttacGACTTGCTCTACAGCTTGATACACTGCTTGTCACTGAAACAAGCAAATTGGCTGGAAATGACTAATGGAAGTCCATTGCACTTCTTGATAGATAGTATATCATGCAAAAGTTTAtctctctttaaccctttaactcccacaagtgaccaagacagaatttctccttgtcaatacaatatcaaccagatgagtgatgagaattaagaaaaatgtcGATTTGGGAaaaataagttgatccaatactaaattctctgagctaacattataaaaagtatatggttgacagttaggagaattacaaatttgatctgggagttaaagggttaacttcaGACCACAATCTCAAGGTAATTCTGGTTGTCGAATTTGTGGCAAATTTAgctgttaaaatttttcttgccatggcaaccaaaatgTGTTCAGTCCACTTGGAGAACTGAGACCATAGACATGACAAAATTTTCCAGGTAACATAACGCTAAGCTTCCAAAGAATCTGCATCATGACTCATCTTCTAACTCATGTTATTCTCAACAATAACACAACATTCAATGGAATAGAGCCCAAAATGTCAGAAAATACTTCTGTTAGAGTCTAGACTGTCAAAATTTCTCAGGGATGTTCATACTTTTTGGGAAGAGCAGGCCTTCTAGGCTTTCAAAACTACCAGCTGCCTGCCATTCTTAACTACCCTTTTGTTGCAAACATTTTGGAGTTCACTGTGCAGTGCTAAAGGACCCTTTAGTTGCAGAAGTTTCAAACGTTTTTTGTTATGAcctattttgaaaatgttcttcAGTCCCCAATGATTACTGGTCCTTAATTTGCAGAAATGGAGCCCCTTAACAGAGACAGAATTACAGAAGTTCTTCAAATATGTTCTGAACTGGATGATATGATCAGAGATACCACACAGAAACGTAAAAAATATCCTCAGCAAATTGTTGAAGGAGTCAGTAACATTCTTCAGAGCCATAAGGAATTTTTGGTGAGATGATCAATAACAGTACATTTACACCAAACCAGAGCCTTATTCACAGACTGACAAACCCTCGCATTTCAAGCAGTATTGAATTTGAGACCTCAGCTTTTATTTTAACTGCctcttaagtagtgttcataaatGCAATGATCACTAATCTGCAAGTCAATTATATGATATTCTTATATCCACAACAGAACATTCTCCAGAGCAAATTAAGTATGCATCGTTGTCAGCTCAAGTAGAAAATTATAGACATTTTATTTGTATCTCTGttccaatcaaaatgcatggtaAATGGCCATGTACAGAGAGAATAAACAACTTTATCAATAAATGAATTgcattaataaaataatagtaatctttaatgaggatgccAACGTCACAAAGTGGTTTATAGAAGGGTCCTCAGAAATCTAATGATTTCTTGTGTATTTTTACCTGTAGGAAAACTATCAGCCGGTGATTAAAAGCAACTTATTGTCTGGTGGGTCCAATGTCATAACACCAGGTGAGGCaacaattttgttcattttctatctgtaaaacctttttttttaaattttattttacaacatGGGATGTTGTCCATAGAAGAGTAATTCAGCAGAAGTCTTAACTTGTAGTGAACTTCATGTGTGTTGGGCGGATACTTACTCTTTTGAATGTTTGTGGTGGTTATATTGAATGgtcatgaagtttttttttaattgtttgattttcaacttttattttagATTTGGAAGAGTGCATACAGAGATTACAAGGAGCAGCATCTGATGTTATGCAGCTATCAAAGGTGTGttttttattagaaaaaaaatgacagagGGGTTTGAGGTACATGTAGTTGTATACAAGAGTACATTGTGGCTTTTGTTGACTAGCTTAGCATGGTtctgaagtttttttaaatttataataaagtgtttttgttgttttcaacaAAGTCTCAATGAGAGAGAGAGCTCCCACTTATGCTTCCACATGAACTTTGTTTGCTGGAATGTAAAATTTGCCTTGAAAGTTGCCTCTGAAATAAATGACCTCTAAgccattttaattcatttttgattggttaacagtattttttcttttctatttttgttctAGTCTTTTCCTGAACTTCACAGCAAAGCTGAACGTCTTCAGCAAGCTGTCCATTCCCGTCAAGCCATGCAGGAATGTGAGACTGATGGCGTTTTATTTGCATTAGAAAATAAGAATGAGACTTTGAACTCATCTTCCACTGAACCAACGGTGTTGCAAGAAGATGAAAGCACTGAAAAATTGAAGATGGTAGATTTTCTGTGGTGGGGCGGGGAGAGGCGCAGGTCACGTCCTCCTGTGAGATTTGATGCTTCTCAAAATACTTATGGCCTGTGAATTTATGGCTATTTTATTTAGTAACAATGATAAGTGATTAGTTGTTTTAGCAGTTGCTGTAAACTGGCATGTAGTTTCATATCCTTTGTACAGAAAGTATGTTCAGGagtcaatttttatttatgatacttttgttgttgttttttttttggtaccaTGATCACTGCttttaaggaaatgaaaatgttatattttattttgtacttgccgattcaaattaatttttaacctttgaAGGTTAAATAGGAAAACTGAATATTTCTAAATTCAATTTTGTACACTTAGGGTATAAAAATTATAGATTAGATGACCACTGGTTTTCATGCTGCAAGTTTTTTGCTTCCCACTTTCTTCTGTTGCTAAAGAagataaagaattaaaaaaattgtgcaaaagaaCATTTGCTTGTAGCATATTTGCTGCATTGAAAAATGTAAGTGTCATATTAAGTGTAAATAGTATGGATTAATTTGATACAGTGTTGGGCAAAAAATCTACCAGTAGTACACTCACTCATTGTAGTGAAAGTTcaatgtaaataaaagaaaattccttGGTTGTTACAATCGCAGTATATGAAAACTTCATTTATTAGAAATTAATAAATAAGTTTTTGACCAGTAAGTCCCATCATGTATTTCAAATATTGATGTCATGTTCATTATCAGACAGAGTTTTTCATTAATCATCTTTGCAGTAGTTGTCTGTTTGAAGAGAGAGTGCTGTTTGACTATACAAAACAGTTCCTGCGAGGAAGACTACTCTCCATGTGGGAATTTAGGATAAATGTCTGAGCAGTTGAGGGTGGAGGTAGGGAAAGGGTAGAGTTATTTCTTTCCTaagagagactagcatctaaattctcttTATGATATCACCCCCAAACTGCATAGTAAGGTTACAAGGATAAaagaactgatcaccaactaaaaaagctcctgattgtttaacaaattctccctgtcaacaTCTAAGGAAATGTGAAGAGATAAGTGTGGAGAATACCTacactgatgttagagtgtcaGGGGTTAAAGTGAAAGGTGATACTTTGAGCACAAAACATGTGGACAACTGGATAAAGAGCAGTTTATAgaag is from Pocillopora verrucosa isolate sample1 chromosome 7, ASM3666991v2, whole genome shotgun sequence and encodes:
- the LOC131781452 gene encoding kinetochore-associated protein NSL1 homolog, with amino-acid sequence MADDGRVSVNSKQTVLRIHDKIKKEVHEIASKKSWNAQQKEEFERKLLELYKESVEETIKENVTIGGQAWDNVGESEASSSSLLQEEMEPLNRDRITEVLQICSELDDMIRDTTQKRKKYPQQIVEGVSNILQSHKEFLENYQPVIKSNLLSGGSNVITPDLEECIQRLQGAASDVMQLSKSFPELHSKAERLQQAVHSRQAMQECETDGVLFALENKNETLNSSSTEPTVLQEDESTEKLKMVDFLWWGGERRRSRPPVRFDASQNTYGL